The proteins below are encoded in one region of Peribacillus muralis:
- a CDS encoding anti-sigma-I factor RsgI family protein: MKKGVILSVNKRTVTLLTPEGEFLKTKRGERAYEVGEEITFSPVKHKTAFTILSFQSTFRKKAVLSIATTFLILFSVMPSYFTGHVSAYMTIDVNPSIELELDDQLEVLKLTGLNEDGKLVIGQLTNWKGKGIKTVTNRIVETTKQLGYLKGKKQIVVSTTLLDKDKNLENHLKEEIKEISEQDNVSNTKMKVIQATKGDREQAKEQGISTGKYVEKKLKMNQDKIKVNKRDPEPEQDKPRAEKIEASKKEGDVQGKEKHSESENKKGNDSNAIKQKYTTEVKQTVPGNLVTQPDENKEKTIRSDNSAKRPEIKRFKEKSDETKNNPGSNRSIQYKRSDQNQGNRHRQDIDRKRNNQSKQSFQGNQVGRDNRSDHSKDKQENKNRNRGENRHPSAQEKGNGKEKNHTYHERNDQIKGKREREKPKRGNHEENRHEWNH, from the coding sequence ATGAAAAAAGGAGTTATTCTGTCAGTAAATAAGCGTACCGTTACCCTTTTGACCCCCGAGGGTGAATTCCTGAAAACAAAAAGAGGCGAACGGGCATATGAAGTGGGGGAGGAAATCACTTTTTCCCCTGTAAAACATAAGACAGCTTTCACCATTCTTAGTTTCCAATCCACCTTCAGGAAAAAGGCGGTGTTAAGTATCGCCACTACCTTTCTTATTCTTTTTTCCGTCATGCCGTCTTATTTCACTGGGCATGTGTCGGCATATATGACAATTGATGTGAATCCTAGCATTGAATTGGAGCTTGACGATCAGTTGGAAGTGCTTAAGCTTACCGGCTTGAATGAAGACGGGAAGCTCGTTATCGGACAGCTGACAAATTGGAAAGGCAAGGGAATCAAGACGGTTACAAATAGGATTGTTGAAACGACAAAGCAACTAGGATATTTAAAAGGTAAAAAACAAATAGTCGTGTCCACAACGTTATTGGATAAAGATAAAAACCTCGAAAACCATTTAAAAGAAGAGATTAAAGAAATATCCGAGCAGGATAATGTTTCAAATACAAAGATGAAGGTGATTCAGGCAACGAAAGGTGATCGGGAGCAAGCGAAGGAGCAAGGAATCTCAACTGGTAAATATGTCGAAAAGAAATTGAAAATGAATCAAGACAAGATAAAAGTGAATAAAAGGGATCCTGAACCTGAACAAGATAAACCGAGAGCTGAGAAAATTGAAGCTTCCAAAAAGGAGGGTGACGTTCAGGGAAAGGAGAAGCATTCGGAGAGTGAAAATAAAAAAGGGAACGATTCAAATGCTATCAAGCAAAAATACACAACTGAGGTCAAGCAAACAGTACCGGGAAATTTGGTTACTCAGCCAGACGAAAATAAAGAAAAAACTATCCGGAGTGATAATAGTGCAAAACGCCCGGAGATAAAACGATTTAAGGAAAAAAGCGACGAGACAAAGAATAATCCAGGCAGCAACCGAAGCATTCAATATAAAAGAAGCGATCAAAATCAAGGCAATCGGCATCGTCAGGACATTGACCGTAAACGAAACAACCAAAGCAAACAAAGTTTTCAAGGGAATCAAGTTGGCCGTGACAACCGAAGCGATCATTCGAAAGACAAGCAGGAAAATAAAAACAGGAATCGCGGTGAAAATCGTCATCCATCTGCCCAAGAAAAAGGAAATGGAAAAGAAAAGAATCATACCTATCATGAAAGGAACGATCAAATAAAGGGCAAGCGGGAGAGGGAGAAGCCGAAGCGGGGTAATCATGAGGAAAACCGGCATGAGTGGAATCATTAA
- a CDS encoding alpha/beta-type small acid-soluble spore protein, with protein MANSSNNLLVPGIEQALDQIKYEIASEFGVQLGSDTSARANGSVGGEITKRLVQQAQSQLKGQ; from the coding sequence ATGGCAAACAGCAGTAACAACCTTCTTGTTCCTGGAATTGAACAAGCATTAGATCAAATCAAATATGAAATCGCATCAGAATTCGGTGTACAACTAGGTTCCGACACTTCAGCACGTGCCAATGGTTCCGTTGGTGGAGAAATTACAAAACGCCTAGTACAACAAGCTCAATCTCAACTTAAAGGTCAATAA
- a CDS encoding TrkH family potassium uptake protein, which produces MIAIRKILSKLTPAQLIVGYYFLAVSISTLLLSLPVALKPGVEFEFMDALFTAVSAVSVTGLTVVSLPEVYNEVGYFILMFVLQFGGIGIMTLGTFFWLILGKKIGLKERQLIMTDQNQSNLSGLVKLLIQIIQIFVVIEMIGALVLGIYFLNYFPDWKEAFLHGLFLSISATTNAGFDITGTSMIPFKDDYFIQFITIILLTLGAIGFPVLIEVKEFLSNRTSTYRFHFSLFTKLTSVTFFWLIIGGTIMIYLVEANGFFKDKNWHESFFYSLFMSSNTRSGGLATMNVSDFSEPTLLLMSILMFIGASPSSVGGGIRTTTLALMILFLWSFMRGRRSIKVFKREIHPDDIRKATAVMIMGSLLCIMAVFILSITENFTLMQIIFEVCSAFGSVGLSMGITPELSHTGKIVIMIIMFIGRVGITSLLYIIGHKEITENYHYPKERVIIG; this is translated from the coding sequence ATGATTGCTATCAGAAAAATTTTATCAAAATTAACACCTGCTCAGCTTATCGTCGGTTATTATTTTTTGGCCGTAAGTATCTCGACCTTACTGTTAAGTCTGCCCGTCGCTCTTAAGCCTGGCGTAGAATTTGAATTCATGGACGCTTTATTCACAGCCGTTAGTGCAGTTAGTGTGACAGGTTTAACCGTTGTCAGTTTGCCGGAAGTCTATAATGAGGTAGGCTATTTCATTCTTATGTTCGTTCTCCAATTCGGCGGGATAGGCATCATGACGCTTGGAACATTTTTTTGGTTGATCTTGGGCAAGAAAATCGGCTTGAAGGAAAGACAATTGATCATGACGGATCAAAACCAATCGAACCTTTCAGGGCTTGTTAAATTATTGATCCAGATCATTCAGATATTTGTCGTAATTGAAATGATTGGTGCTCTCGTTTTAGGCATTTACTTTCTGAATTATTTTCCAGACTGGAAAGAAGCCTTTTTACATGGATTATTTTTATCCATAAGTGCCACAACGAATGCTGGATTTGATATCACCGGAACTTCAATGATCCCATTTAAAGACGATTATTTTATACAGTTCATCACGATTATCCTGCTTACCCTTGGAGCCATTGGATTTCCTGTATTGATTGAGGTAAAAGAATTTCTGTCCAATAGAACCAGTACATATAGGTTTCATTTCTCCTTGTTCACAAAATTGACATCAGTTACATTCTTTTGGCTCATCATTGGCGGCACGATCATGATTTACCTGGTGGAAGCGAATGGTTTCTTTAAAGATAAGAACTGGCATGAATCATTCTTCTATTCTTTATTCATGTCTTCCAATACTCGAAGTGGCGGCTTAGCGACAATGAATGTGAGTGACTTTTCGGAGCCGACCCTATTATTGATGAGCATCCTGATGTTCATTGGTGCCTCCCCAAGTTCGGTCGGAGGGGGAATCCGCACGACAACACTAGCCCTCATGATCCTTTTTTTATGGAGTTTCATGAGGGGAAGGCGTTCCATTAAAGTATTCAAACGGGAGATCCATCCTGATGATATTCGAAAGGCGACAGCCGTAATGATCATGGGATCCCTCCTTTGCATAATGGCGGTCTTCATTTTGTCGATTACTGAGAATTTTACTTTGATGCAAATAATTTTTGAAGTATGTTCGGCTTTTGGTTCAGTCGGCCTGTCAATGGGGATCACGCCTGAACTCAGTCATACAGGTAAAATTGTCATTATGATCATCATGTTTATTGGCCGTGTAGGGATAACCTCCCTGCTTTATATCATCGGTCATAAAGAAATTACGGAAAATTATCATTACCCGAAAGAACGTGTCATCATCGGCTAA
- a CDS encoding ATP-binding protein: MVPGLFILVFSPILGFTVLEEGEFSALMGIYFFVVLLLAWCLGAIHDDKRRTIALLQDSEGRYRIFSKYSKELINSFNEVIFQTDHKGKWLYLNPAWKSMSGATVNESLGLHFSKYVDNASYQDVLKSFAESFHEGNRYFRVDIKLRDAKKGSSWVEAFVKLIYDEAGKFIGTAGILSEINERKHAEEKLVSLNEHLAITSSKLSTAAQLAAGIAHEVRNPMTAILGFVKLIRDGGSDKQEYYDIIFSEINRIEQVLNELLLLSKPSGAVFLEKDLTKSCDHVVTLLETNAVLNNIQIHKNYDAEPIFMYYDENQIKQVLINIIKNSIESMPDGGNIYLSIYEKNGEAYVSILDEGEGIPENSLQKVGEPFFTTKSSGTGLGLSVCFKIIEKHGGKVFITSELKKGTKIVCVFPALQSNGIRGIEKEELSSQGDT, from the coding sequence ATGGTTCCTGGGCTATTCATCTTAGTATTTTCGCCGATTTTAGGGTTCACCGTCCTGGAAGAAGGCGAATTTTCTGCGTTAATGGGTATTTATTTCTTCGTCGTTTTATTATTGGCCTGGTGTTTAGGTGCGATTCATGACGACAAGCGGAGGACAATCGCTCTATTGCAGGATAGCGAAGGACGTTATCGCATTTTCTCCAAGTATTCCAAGGAATTGATCAACAGCTTCAATGAGGTCATTTTCCAAACCGATCATAAAGGGAAATGGCTTTATTTAAACCCGGCTTGGAAGTCGATGAGCGGTGCAACCGTTAATGAATCACTCGGTCTTCATTTTTCTAAATATGTGGATAATGCGTCGTATCAAGACGTTTTAAAGTCTTTTGCGGAATCCTTTCATGAAGGAAATAGATATTTTCGCGTTGATATTAAGCTGCGTGATGCGAAGAAGGGAAGCAGCTGGGTCGAGGCATTCGTTAAATTGATATACGATGAAGCGGGAAAATTTATCGGTACAGCTGGAATATTATCCGAGATTAATGAACGTAAGCATGCAGAAGAAAAACTTGTAAGCTTGAATGAACACTTGGCAATCACGTCAAGCAAGTTATCTACAGCTGCCCAGCTTGCTGCAGGAATTGCGCATGAGGTAAGAAACCCGATGACAGCGATATTGGGATTCGTCAAGCTGATCAGGGACGGAGGTTCAGATAAACAGGAATATTATGATATTATTTTTTCGGAAATAAATCGAATTGAGCAAGTCTTGAATGAACTCCTGTTGCTTTCCAAACCGAGCGGTGCGGTTTTTCTTGAGAAGGACTTAACTAAAAGCTGTGACCATGTCGTAACGTTGCTCGAGACAAACGCCGTTTTGAACAATATACAGATCCATAAAAATTATGATGCAGAACCTATTTTCATGTACTATGATGAAAATCAAATCAAGCAAGTGCTCATCAATATCATTAAAAATTCAATAGAGTCCATGCCGGATGGCGGCAATATATATTTGAGCATCTATGAAAAAAACGGGGAAGCTTATGTTAGCATTTTGGATGAGGGTGAAGGCATTCCCGAAAATTCCCTGCAGAAAGTGGGGGAACCGTTTTTTACGACAAAATCATCAGGAACAGGTCTAGGACTTTCCGTTTGTTTCAAGATTATCGAAAAGCATGGAGGGAAGGTTTTCATAACAAGTGAATTGAAAAAAGGAACGAAGATTGTCTGTGTATTCCCAGCCCTTCAATCGAACGGAATTAGAGGGATTGAAAAGGAGGAACTGTCAAGTCAGGGAGACACGTGA
- a CDS encoding acyl-CoA dehydrogenase family protein, which yields MERYVYPNEAVYKIQLEEQQSRWSDIPPILSELTEKAKEEGLWNLFLPDSIYGAGLTNLEYAPLCEIMGRSMIGPEIFNCNAPDTGNMEVLVRYGSDEHKERWLKPLLAGDIRSCFSMTEPDVASSDATNIECRIERSGNEYVINGRKWWSSGAGDPRCKIAIVMGKTDPEALKHEQQSMILVPLDTPGVKIERMLPVFGYDHAPHGHAEINFDNVRVPAENILWGEGKGFAIAQGRLGPGRIHHCMRLIGAAERALEELCKRIQGRVAFGKPLARQGVIMEWVADSRIEIEQARLLTLKAAYMMDTVGNKEAKAEIAMIKVVAPNMALRVLDRAIQGFGAAGISDDFPFAAHWANARTLRLADGPDEVHRSQVAKIELRKYQQKHEVKI from the coding sequence ATGGAAAGGTACGTCTATCCGAATGAAGCTGTATACAAAATACAGCTAGAGGAGCAGCAAAGCCGCTGGAGCGACATACCACCGATTTTATCTGAACTGACGGAGAAGGCAAAGGAAGAAGGATTATGGAATTTATTCTTGCCTGATAGCATTTATGGGGCAGGTTTAACAAATCTGGAATATGCACCGCTCTGCGAAATCATGGGAAGATCGATGATCGGTCCTGAAATCTTCAACTGTAACGCACCTGATACAGGAAATATGGAAGTTCTGGTGAGGTACGGATCCGATGAACATAAGGAACGTTGGCTGAAGCCTTTGTTAGCAGGGGATATTCGCTCATGCTTCTCGATGACGGAACCGGATGTAGCGTCTTCCGATGCGACCAATATTGAGTGCAGAATCGAGAGGTCCGGTAATGAGTATGTGATAAACGGCAGGAAATGGTGGTCATCCGGGGCAGGAGATCCGCGATGCAAGATTGCCATCGTTATGGGAAAGACCGACCCTGAAGCTTTGAAGCATGAGCAACAGTCCATGATACTGGTGCCGCTGGACACGCCGGGCGTCAAAATTGAAAGAATGCTTCCTGTATTCGGCTATGACCATGCTCCTCATGGACATGCCGAGATCAATTTCGACAATGTGAGGGTCCCGGCAGAGAATATTTTATGGGGTGAGGGCAAGGGGTTTGCAATTGCCCAAGGAAGATTGGGTCCTGGAAGGATCCATCACTGCATGAGGCTGATCGGCGCAGCTGAAAGGGCACTTGAAGAATTATGTAAGCGCATTCAAGGTCGTGTCGCTTTTGGAAAGCCATTGGCGAGACAAGGCGTGATCATGGAGTGGGTCGCCGATTCGCGGATTGAAATCGAGCAGGCTAGACTCCTGACGTTAAAAGCCGCTTATATGATGGATACGGTAGGAAACAAAGAAGCGAAGGCGGAAATAGCCATGATAAAAGTGGTTGCGCCGAATATGGCATTGCGGGTGCTTGATCGAGCCATTCAAGGATTCGGTGCAGCGGGAATTTCCGATGATTTCCCTTTTGCCGCACATTGGGCCAATGCCCGGACGCTAAGGCTTGCTGATGGGCCGGATGAAGTTCACCGATCTCAAGTGGCAAAAATCGAGCTTCGGAAATATCAACAAAAGCATGAGGTGAAAATATGA
- a CDS encoding SDR family oxidoreductase encodes MNVKELFDLTGKTAIITGGGRGLGEQMATGFAEAGANVVLCSRKKQACDEVASKIEGLGVRALSFKCDITNPSDVQEVVNETFREFGSIDILVNNSGASWGAPAIDMPLEAWHKVMNVNVTGTFIMSQTVARVMIEQGYGKIINIASVAGLGGTDPRVLDTVGYNTSKGAVITLTKDLAVKWGPHNIHVNAIAPGFFPTKMTKGVLAQGENPILDSTPLNRLGSNDDLKGAAVFLASKASDYVTGNILIVDGGSHAM; translated from the coding sequence ATGAACGTCAAGGAGCTATTCGACCTGACTGGAAAAACGGCTATCATAACCGGGGGCGGCAGGGGACTAGGTGAACAAATGGCGACCGGTTTTGCCGAAGCGGGCGCTAATGTCGTTCTTTGTTCCAGAAAGAAGCAGGCATGTGATGAAGTGGCTTCGAAAATTGAAGGACTAGGAGTCAGAGCACTTTCTTTTAAGTGTGATATCACGAATCCTTCAGATGTACAAGAAGTGGTTAATGAAACATTCCGTGAATTCGGCTCCATTGATATCCTCGTAAACAATAGCGGTGCATCCTGGGGGGCGCCAGCAATCGATATGCCGCTTGAAGCGTGGCATAAGGTGATGAATGTCAATGTAACCGGGACCTTCATCATGAGCCAGACTGTGGCCAGGGTCATGATAGAGCAAGGATATGGAAAAATCATTAACATCGCTTCCGTTGCTGGATTGGGAGGGACGGACCCAAGGGTGCTCGATACGGTCGGATACAATACGAGCAAAGGGGCGGTCATTACGTTAACGAAGGATTTAGCCGTAAAATGGGGCCCGCACAATATCCATGTGAATGCGATCGCACCTGGCTTCTTTCCGACAAAAATGACAAAAGGAGTGCTGGCGCAAGGAGAGAATCCCATCTTGGATTCCACCCCGCTTAATAGATTAGGCAGTAATGATGATCTAAAAGGTGCAGCCGTTTTTCTCGCTTCAAAGGCATCTGATTATGTAACTGGAAACATTCTGATTGTCGATGGGGGTTCACATGCAATGTAA